A single region of the Canis lupus familiaris isolate Mischka breed German Shepherd chromosome 35, alternate assembly UU_Cfam_GSD_1.0, whole genome shotgun sequence genome encodes:
- the ID4 gene encoding DNA-binding protein inhibitor ID-4 has product MKAVSPVRPSGRKAPSGCGGGELALRCLAEHGHGLGGSAAAAAAAAAARCKAAEAAADEPALCLQCDMNDCYSRLRRLVPTIPPNKKVSKVEILQHVIDYILDLQLALETHPALLRQPPPPAPPHHPAGTCPAAPPRTPLTALNTDPAGAVNKQGDSILCR; this is encoded by the exons ATGAAGGCGGTGAGCCCGGTGCGCCCCTCGGGCCGCAAGGCGCCGTCGGGCTGCGGCGGCGGGGAGCTGGCTCTGCGCTGCCTGGCGGAGCACGGCCACGGCCTGGgaggctcggcggcggcggcggcggcggcggcggcggcgcgctgcaaggcggcggaggcggcggcggacgAGCCCGCGCTGTGCCTGCAGTGCGATATGAACGACTGCTACAGCCGCCTGCGGAGGCTGGTGCCCACCATCCCGCCCAACAAGAAAGTCAGCAAAGTGGAGATCCTGCAGCACGTTATCGACTACATCCTGGACCTGCAGCTGGCGCTGGAGACGCACCCGGCTCTGCTGAggcagccgccgccgcccgcgccgccgcacCACCCGGCCGGGACCTGTCCGGCCGCGCCGCCGCGGACCCCGCTCACGGCGCTCAACACCGACCCG GCCGGCGCGGTGAACAAGCAGGGCGACAGCATCCTGTGCCGCTGA